Within Spinacia oleracea cultivar Varoflay chromosome 4, BTI_SOV_V1, whole genome shotgun sequence, the genomic segment tttaaaaaagataaaaaaataaatagtttttttttttgagagcaaaaaaataaatagtttTAGCAATACAAtgtgaaaacaaatgtttgatttgatttATTGCAATTGAAAATAAGCTGTATTATTATCCGGTGCTAACATGAcataagatttttaatttgtttccgTTAGAAACAATTCATATTAAAATTCTTTGCTAAATTATATGGAGATTTCGTTATGGTCAAAAAGTTCGTTGAATCCGTTTTCAAAAACATGGGAAGTAATTTATGTTTTGTTGTCATTAGAAACAAGTTTATGCTTTATTGTTTGCTTCTATAATTAATGACCTTAAATCTTAACTTTATATATTGGTTGTCAATTCGttgataaaattaaaaagttattcGAACAGTTTTAGCAACATGAAAAAATAACGTACATATATAGATATGCTTTATTATCACGGGAAACAAGTGGTCTTACAATTTTGTTAGAATGACATCAAACTTGTTTTTTTACTATTGAAAATtggtaattaaatatatttttatgataATTACCTAAAAGTAGGAGGTGTTCATTTCATTAAGTTTGACTACCCTTATCTGCAAGAATTCAAAGGTCAACGTGTGTAAATGATCTTGGTGATTGTAATATTCTTTTGTGATCATAAAAGTAGATAAAATAAAAGTTAAATAATTCTTAATTGTATGAATAAATGTTAAATAAAGTCtacacactactacaaaacatACCCTTTTTGGACGCTTGGTCTTGGACGCCAAAGGCATTGATTTTGCGGGGGGGGAAAATCCCGTGTTGCCACGACGCTAAAAACAGTCCACAACGTTGTCGACGCTTTAAAGCGTCGAAGAAACCGTACCTAAtccacgtgagaagcacgtgctGCGAATAATACTCAGAATTTTGTGAAAATCAAATCACGCTAAAACagaaatttatttttgaaaccGCCTAACATTGCCTAACTCCACGACTCATCCTCCCAGCCCACGACTTTCAAACCCTAAAGCtagtcatcttcttcttctcgaTCTGATAATCTCCAATCCTCTCGCCATTAATCCTCTCGCCCTTTTCTTCAGGTTCGTCCACCTTTAATCAGAAGGACGCCATTAATCTgctctgttttttatttttcgtttttGTCAATTTAGTGTAATATTTAATTTCTTGCTAATTTATTCATCTTCATCCTCTCACGAGTCACAGTGGTGGAAAATCGCGTTGTTAATAATCAGTTTTTGCGTGTTGTGGGCTTGAATTTCCAAGGTATGTACCCTGTTCTTCATCAAATTTTATCTTTCTTTCAAATTTCTTTGAAAATTTCAATATGATTGTTGTATAATTATGATTGttgtattatttttcaattttcttttcaaTATGATTGTTGTATAATTATGATTGttgtattatttttcaattttctttCAATTTCCAATTTGCTGAGAGTTTCGCAGGGCTTGTTTATATTTAGGTATATTTCAATTTGAGATTGGTTGTTTGGCTTGGGCTGAAATTGTGTTAGTGTGTTATATTTGGTTAGATATGCTGAATTGCAgagtatttttattttctgtgTTTAATCGATTTCAAAATGCGGGGAGTGGGAATTATAGCAGTAGCAACAGTTTACATTGCCAAAAGTTGTCCTCAGTTTCTTGCCATTGGGATCCACTAATAACAAACACAGCCTAATGTATATTGATGCAAAGTTTGGGAGTTCAAgacttcaaacttcaaagtatAGCCTGTTCGTGTCAATTTGGTTTTATGCAAGTTGAAGCTTTTGTCTTGAAATCGCGTAAAATAGATGTTGGTTATCTTTTGAATGCGAAGCATGATTATTTTTTTAGTTGTTaaatgacagtatatatacGTACACTATTAATCTATTGTTATTTTTTAAGCTTTGATTCATGAAAAGTGTGATTGATTTTATCCTTTGTGCTTGTTTATTGCTTAAATCGAGTTCTTATCACTCACCTTTGTATTCACTTTCGCACCCATAAAGAGGTGACTTCTCTTTGATTAAAGGTTAATGATTTACAATACATCTCAGAGTTTACATTTCGTCTTTGGTTTGCTTTACCATTGATTGTTGTATTTATATTGGAGATTGTTAGGCCACAACTAAAACACAAACGTCTTCTAAACTTTGTTTTAGGCCTGAGTATGCTATTAGTTTAGCTATATGTTTGCCTTCCCCAAAGTAATGATGGCATCTATCTATGCATATATGGTGTTTATAAGAAAATTCTGACATGGATTAACATGCGTCAAACAAATTCTCAAGGAGTATTCAATATCAGGCCTAATAGCTCCTAATTTTGCTGAAAACCTGAATAAGTATCTGTCAACACTAATTAATGTTAATCTTCTggctttttgatttttttggaggTTTTTTAGGGTTTTCTTGCTTTACGATGTGAAATTGAGGTGGTAAATTGTCAATTGTCCCTTTATTGGAGTAATATTGTGTCTCCTGATTAAAAGGGACTTGTCTTCATAATAGTCTCTTTATTAGGGTGATTTTCTTACCAGAATAATGCGGATTTACTTGGGCGTGTTTGACATCTGATTTCACGAGTTCTCGAAACATTCAATGTTGTTGGTTCTGGATGGGATGCTGTTTATTAAAGGGtgcattttcaaaactgtttacTTAGTGTGCTAGTGATATTTGATATGCTCAATTGTTCATGTTCTAGTTGTTACTTATCAGGGGAATGGTTTTGTTCTATACGAAGTATCTACTAATGTTGGTAATACATTTCTTGTCCTGGTTGCAGACTTGTCCCTTGCTGCTCCGGGTTTTCACTAAGGTACTTTATCTATTTCTcactctttttgtttgttatgcTTTGCACTCCGGGAATTCCCTTTTTAGTGTTGTGTTTGTTGGCTGTTCTTTTATAGAACGCGTGAATTGGTGCCATTTTTTTAACTATGTTTTCTGCAGCGTAGTTTTTTTGCATTTAGTGTGATTCTGTCTGCTCTGGTGGACATAATGTTGCTTGGTGTTGCAATAATCTTTAAGTTTGTGTTGCTTAATTGTGAAGTTTCtgatcttttaattattttattgacTAGAGGATCATTCATCCATCCTTGTGGAGGTAGGGTAAGGATAGACAGATAGTCATAGGAGGAACAGAATTTTGATATTGAGAACCCTATTCACGTGGCTAGAGAAACGACCACTAATCTAATCACCCTCCTATGAGTCTTATGACTCCTATCCATGATGTTAGGTTCAATGAGAATTGAACTCCCAACCTCATGGATGGAAGGTGGGACTGTGAGCTGTACCAAACGTTCTTGCCTGATTCTCAGCATGCATTGCGTGAATGTACTTATATAATAGTTTAATACTTTAATATTTTAGTACTACATTCGTGTTTCctgattttaatttattttattttttacttataTGTTGGCTGTTTGTATCAATTTGTTGCTAGGTTCTTACTTTTCTTCCCTCCTCTTGTTTGGTGCTTGTTCCTTGAAAGTTGTTTTTGAGGCATACATTGTTGTGCTTGATCCTTGCCATTTGTAGTGATTTGAACAGTTGTGAATTGTGAACAAGGGAATGATGGGTTTCAAACTGTTAAATATATTAAGTTAGGGTTTGTTTTGGTGTTGTTTTAGGTCTAATTAGTCTATGCTCTCTTCATAATTCTACTTGAAATTTGTAGATATGATTCGATTTTTTGACAAGCACCGTTAACCCCTGGTCTGATGTTTCCCATAGCTTTCAGGAGAATTGGATAATCAATTGGTCAGGTGTATGGTTACAATTGTAGGACGTGAGCAAGATTCATTGTATATTTGATACATACAAAGCATAGTTTTAGAGCTTTGGAGATTCTGTAGTAATAATTCTCGGTAGTTAGGCAACGAAAAAGAATAATAAAGATCCTAATAAACTCGGGCTTTAATCAATTCTGTTACTTTCATACTTTCTTTAGGAGGTAATTAGGGGAAGGGGGAGAAGCTGAATGGACTTCTGTGTTACACTTTGCATCTTTTAATTTTCGTCAGTTCAGACTTTACTCTCTTTGACCCCATGTAATCTAAGTAAGATGGTAGAAATCTTTATCTCTGTTACCATAATTTGGTTGGATGTGGTATTATTAGCTGGCCTTTTTATTAGATAGCACGGGGATAGATATCCCTTGTCAAGTTCTTCGGTTTCCTGCAATCATATCCTAAAACAGCAGCAGGGTTTCTTTTTCATTGTATATGGACAGAGATGATATGATGATCCTGAATTTGAAGTTACGTAAATATGGCCATGGAAGTGCAGGTGACTATATTGCGGAATCCATATGGGAGGTGCTTTTATGGTGGAATGTAGAATGTCAGTAATAaggaaaaaaacagaaaacttgAATGAATTAGGAGGGACAGTTGGTGGTCCAATTGCAGTAACCTGGAATCCAGATTTCAGTACATGCCTGTAGTATGATTTTTATTTGGTAGCTGCTTCCTGCTTGCAATAATATTTTCTTtgtgaatttatttttatttgcttGCAATATATCTTATGGATAATTTTGTGTCTTGATTTTCAGTTCGTTgcgtatttaatttatttttgtttgttgattCAATTGTGGTGTTTAACTAGTCGTTCTTGTTGGTTTTGTGAAAAGTTGCTAAACAATTTATACTTAATGATCATGATATCAACTTGTTAACCCATCTCATGGGAAAAATACTTAAAAAAATGTAGAGATTATAGTTGCAAAATTATAAACCATGGTCAATAACTTTTGTTTTGTATGTTCTTTATATGTTATGAGAAAATAAGAGAAATATTATGTACAGATCACCCAAAAAACTAAACGAGAATGCGATGTTAATTATTTGCAGATTAATGTGGTTtaatcgttcttttttttttctataagtgtgtttatttataattataattttttttttcttagacATGGATACTAGTTGGATTGACTTACAAAAAGGGGATACCCGTTATTATAACGGTTGCATGGAATTTTTAGAGGTTGCAAAGGAGACTCTTCTAAAGGGAAAAACTCGATGCCCGTGTAATAAATGCAAGTTAAATAAATGGTTTGACTTAGGCGAGGTAGGAGGACACATTTTATTTAACGGTTTTTATAAGAACTATAGGCAATGGATTTTCCATCGTAGAGTTGAAGAGAGTAATACCTTAGAGATCCCTAATGATCAAGAAAATGTAGTTGGTCGAGATGATATGAATGGGTTACTAAGAGCAGCTTTTAAGGTTGACAATAGTCCACAACCCACCAACGAACCCCAAGACCCATCATTAAGTGAAGCTAATTTTGAAGATGAATATTCGTATGACATGCATGAAGAGTTAAATTTTGAATGTGAGGAAGATGATGAATTTCCATCAACCAACACCAATGAAGAAGAAGCGAAGTATAAACGACTTAGGGAAGCTTCTGATGAGGGTCTATATGAGGGGTGTACAACTTTCTCAAAGCTGTCGTTTCTATTGCACTTGTTTCACCTCAAGTGTATGTTCCATTGGTCTGCCGCATCATTTAATAAGTTGCTTGAGCTTCTATTAGACGCATTTCCTTATATTAAGGAGTTTCCATCGTCGTATTATGAAGGCATGAAGATAATGAATGATTTGGGATTGGGTTACGAGAAAATCCATGCATGTCCGAATGATTGCATGTTATATTGGGGCGAATTTGCAGGAAAAAGTGAGTGTCATATCTGCCACAGATCAAGGTGGAAGAATGTGAAAGAAAAGGAGGGTGAGAGTAGTGTGAAAGACAAAGGAACATGTAAGAAGGGTGTTCCAGCTAAAGTGATGCGGTACTTTCCTCTGATCCCTAGACTAAAGAGACTTTACATGTCATCTAAAACAGCATAGGACATGAGATGGCATTTTGACCGCAAGGATGGAAATATCATAAGTCACCCGGCGGATGGTGAAGCTTGGAAAATGTTTGATAAAATATATGAGGAATTCGCCAAAGATCCTCGTAATGTTAGATTGGGTCTAGCAAGTGATGGCTTTAATCCATATCGTTTGATGAATACTAGTTATAGTACATGGCCGGTGATCCTGATTCCTTATAATTTGCCACCGTGGCTTTGTATGAAGTCGACATCATTTATTTTGTCTGTGCTTATTCCGGGGAAACAGGGTCCTGGTATGGATATTGATGTGTACTTGCAACCATTAATCCATGAGTTAAAATTGTTGTGGGAAGGTGTAGATGCCTTTGATGCTTATAGCGGAAAAAATTTCAAGATGCGAGCAGTCTTACACTCCACTATAAATGACTTTCCAGCATATGCTATGTTGTCGGGTTGGAGTACAAGAGGTTATAAAGCTTGCCCTTCGTGTGTTGATTCTACTCATTCTTATAGTTTTGGTGGTAAAATTGTCTACCCTGGGTGTCGAAAATGGTTACCAGTTGACCATCCTTATCGTTCTCAAACAAATGAATTTGATGGGACAGAGGAACATGGTCTTGCTCCGGTTCGTGTAAGCGGGACAGAAGTTTTGAAGCAACAAGAAAAAGTTAAGTATGTGTATGGAAAGTCAAAAGTTGTTAAGAAAAAAAGAGGGAGACTAGAAGATGATGaacttgatgatgatgatgatgataatgatgataatgACCAGGATGAGTCTAATCGTGTTCTGTGGAAAAAGAAAAGTAAGCTTTTTGAATTAGAATATTGGGAACATAATCCTCTTAGACACAACTTAGATGTTATGCACATTGAGAAGAATGTATGTGACAATTTCTTAGGAACTCTTTTAGATATGAGCAAGAGTAGAGATGATAAGAATGCTAGATTGGCCCTTAAAAAACTGAACATAAAATCTCATCTTTGGCCTCAATCTCATCCAAGTCGTGTTAACGAATATTTGCCTCCGGCTGCATACACTATGtctaaagaagagaaagaaagattTCTTACAGTCCTACAAAATCTTAAAGTTCCTGATGGGTATGGATCTAATTTGCAAAGGTGTGTGAATTTGAAGCAACGAAAACTTATTAATCTGAAAAGCCACGACAATCATATGCTCATGCAAGATGTCCTTCCTGTTGCTTTAAGAGCATCTAATGCTACAAAAGTAATTGATTTGCTCGATGAATTGTCGTACTTTTTCAAGAAGATATGTTCAGCTGCTATTGAAAGAAGTGAATTAGATACCATTCAGTCGAAGCTTGTGTTGACTCTTTGTAAGATGGA encodes:
- the LOC130471865 gene encoding uncharacterized protein, whose product is MDRDDMMILNLKLRKYGHGSAGDYIAESIWEVLLWWNVEYMDTSWIDLQKGDTRYYNGCMEFLEVAKETLLKGKTRCPCNKCKLNKWFDLGEVGGHILFNGFYKNYRQWIFHRRVEESNTLEIPNDQENVVGRDDMNGLLRAAFKVDNSPQPTNEPQDPSLSEANFEDEYSYDMHEELNFECEEDDEFPSTNTNEEEAKYKRLREASDEGLYEGCTTFSKLSFLLHLFHLKCMFHWSAASFNKLLELLLDAFPYIKEFPSSYYEGMKIMNDLGLGYEKIHACPNDCMLYWGEFAGKSECHICHRSRWKNVKEKEGESSVKDKGTCKKGVPAKVMRYFPLIPRLKRLYMSSKTA